In Sphaeramia orbicularis chromosome 5, fSphaOr1.1, whole genome shotgun sequence, a genomic segment contains:
- the LOC115418960 gene encoding uncharacterized protein LOC115418960, with the protein MEELTFLLMMHEESMTKSSEQWGHVDHNLLQIQDEFHRITMVHLEPKFKSKLDECTPRLLNLFHSKGRSMGLRLQAILLKTPSNPDINMTRDVVIRCLMMYLGESTDQLLKEYDDADEDSVSQDLAVQNLKIYNIKANTSEDPDNIGIVVEGVKVLTALGNFPRACSLLIGLVYAVNLAYPKELRYTFEVFQKLLLGPDSSKLSPKVNSLRNKLLAQEKGPLLIKRELTSHC; encoded by the exons ATGGAGGAACTAACGTTTCTGTTAATG ATGCATGAGGAATCTATGACTAAAAGTTCTGAACAG TGGGGACACGTAGATcacaatctactgcag ATCCAGGATGAGTTTCACAGAATCACAATGGTGCATCTTGAACCGAAGTTCAAGTCCAAGCTGGATGAATGTACTCCTCGGCTTCTGAACCTCTTCCACTCCAAGGGCAGAAGCATGGGGTTGAGGTTGCAGGCTATCCTACTCAAG ACTCCAAGCAATCCTGACATCAACATGACCAGAGATGTTGTCATTCGATGTTTGATGATGTACCTTGGGGAATCTACAGATCAACTCTTAAAAGAGTACGAT GATGCTGATGAAGACAGTGTGTCGCAGGACCTTGCTGTTCAAAACCTGAAGATCTACAACATCAAGGCTAACACGTCAGAAGATCCAGACAACATCGGTATCGTGGTGGAGGGCGTGAAAGTTCTAACTGCTCTGGGTAACTTTCCAAGGGCTTGCTCCCTGCTCATTGGGTTGGTGTATGCTGTGAATCTTGCCTATCCAAAGGAGCTCAGGTACACGTTTGAAGTGTTTCAGAAACTTCTCCTTGGGCCTGATAGTTCAAAGCTCTCCCCCAAAGTGAACAGCCTCAGGAATAAGCTACTGGCTCAAGAAAAGGGACCCTTGCTAATCAAAAGGGAATTGACAAGTCACTGTTAA